The Quadrisphaera sp. DSM 44207 genome window below encodes:
- a CDS encoding DUF1992 domain-containing protein has product MTQRKPPQVPFETWVDRQIRVAQERGEFDNLSLAGKPLPKGRPSTTDEWTVEWAKREGADLTAMLPLSLALAKEREELTASLPRQGSEAQVRALVQDFNARLDQAYRRPPDGPPLALAPIGLDAALRRWREAHPRPAPSAEPEPPVARRRWWHWERRIRRAGR; this is encoded by the coding sequence ATGACCCAGCGCAAGCCGCCCCAGGTGCCGTTCGAGACCTGGGTCGACCGGCAGATCCGCGTCGCCCAGGAGCGCGGCGAGTTCGACAACCTCTCCCTCGCCGGCAAGCCGCTGCCCAAGGGCCGGCCCTCGACGACCGACGAGTGGACCGTGGAGTGGGCCAAGCGCGAGGGCGCCGACCTGACCGCGATGCTGCCGCTGAGCCTGGCGCTGGCGAAGGAGCGGGAAGAGCTGACGGCGTCCCTGCCGCGACAGGGCTCCGAGGCGCAGGTGCGGGCGCTGGTGCAGGACTTCAACGCCCGGCTCGACCAGGCCTACCGTCGCCCGCCGGACGGCCCGCCGCTGGCGCTGGCGCCGATCGGCCTGGACGCCGCGCTGCGGCGGTGGCGCGAGGCGCACCCCCGGCCCGCGCCGAGCGCGGAGCCGGAGCCGCCGGTCGCTCGCAGGCGGTGGTGGCACTGGGAGCGCCGGATCCGGCGGGCGGGCCGGTAG
- a CDS encoding YdiU family protein, whose product MSVAPPSTIALQDRFARELPEMAMPWQAEEAPDPRLLVLNEPLAAQLGLDPAWLRGPDGVRFLVGDRVPDGATPVAQAYAGHQFGNFVPRLGDGRALLLGEVVDAEGRLRDLHLKGSGRTPFARGGDGLAAVGPMLREHVVSEAMHALGIPTTRSLAVVATGRPVRRETLLPGAVLARVASSHLRVGSVQYARATGDVELLRRLADHAIARHSPGAARAERPHVALLEAVVAAQASLVARWMLVGFVHGVMNTDNTTISGETIDYGPCAFLDAFDPTTVYSSIDTIGRYAYGNQPVVVEWNLARLAEALLPLFSDDQEQAIAIAVEALEGFRPQYAAAWSRGMRAKLGLPEGLDDAVTAALAEDLLRLLQEGRVDFTSFFRSLGAAARGDAAPARDLFLDREGFDAWAQRWRALGPDADAMDRVNPVYIPRNHLVEEALAAAADGDLGPLGQLLEAVSAPYDERPGLERYAAPAPEDFGAYRTFCGT is encoded by the coding sequence GTGAGCGTCGCACCGCCGTCGACCATCGCCCTGCAGGACCGCTTCGCCCGCGAGCTGCCGGAGATGGCGATGCCCTGGCAGGCCGAGGAGGCTCCGGACCCGCGGCTGCTCGTCCTGAACGAGCCGCTGGCCGCGCAGCTCGGCCTCGACCCGGCCTGGCTGCGGGGCCCCGACGGGGTGCGCTTCCTGGTCGGCGACCGGGTTCCGGACGGCGCCACCCCGGTGGCGCAGGCGTACGCCGGGCACCAGTTCGGCAACTTCGTCCCGCGCCTGGGCGACGGGCGGGCGCTGCTGCTCGGGGAGGTCGTCGACGCCGAGGGCCGCCTGCGCGACCTGCACCTGAAGGGCTCCGGGCGCACGCCGTTCGCGCGCGGCGGGGACGGCCTGGCCGCGGTCGGGCCGATGCTGCGCGAGCACGTCGTCAGCGAGGCGATGCACGCCCTGGGCATCCCCACCACCCGCTCCCTGGCCGTGGTGGCCACCGGGCGCCCGGTGCGCCGCGAGACCCTGCTGCCGGGCGCCGTGCTCGCCCGGGTCGCGAGCAGCCACCTGCGCGTGGGCAGCGTCCAGTACGCCCGCGCCACCGGCGACGTCGAGCTGCTGCGCCGCCTCGCCGACCACGCGATCGCCCGCCACTCCCCCGGCGCCGCGCGGGCCGAGCGCCCGCACGTGGCGCTGCTCGAGGCCGTGGTCGCCGCCCAGGCCTCCCTGGTGGCCCGGTGGATGCTCGTCGGGTTCGTCCACGGGGTGATGAACACCGACAACACGACGATCTCCGGCGAGACCATCGACTACGGGCCGTGCGCCTTCCTCGACGCCTTCGACCCGACCACCGTCTACAGCTCCATCGACACGATCGGGCGCTACGCCTACGGCAACCAGCCGGTGGTGGTGGAGTGGAACCTCGCCCGCCTCGCCGAGGCGCTCCTGCCCCTGTTCTCCGACGACCAGGAGCAGGCGATCGCGATCGCGGTGGAGGCGCTGGAAGGGTTCCGCCCGCAGTACGCCGCGGCGTGGTCGCGCGGGATGCGGGCCAAGCTCGGCCTGCCCGAGGGCCTGGACGACGCGGTCACCGCGGCGCTGGCCGAGGACCTGCTCCGCCTGCTGCAGGAGGGCCGCGTGGACTTCACGTCCTTCTTCCGCTCCCTGGGCGCCGCCGCCCGCGGCGACGCCGCGCCCGCGCGCGACCTGTTCCTCGACCGCGAGGGCTTCGACGCCTGGGCGCAGCGCTGGCGCGCCCTGGGCCCGGACGCCGACGCGATGGACCGGGTCAACCCCGTCTACATCCCGCGCAACCACCTCGTCGAGGAGGCCCTGGCGGCCGCCGCCGACGGCGACCTCGGGCCGCTCGGTCAGCTGCTGGAGGCCGTGAGCGCGCCCTACGACGAACGCCCCGGCCTCGAGCGCTACGCCGCGCCCGCCCCGGAGGACTTCGGCGCCTACCGGACCTTCTGCGGCACCTGA
- a CDS encoding NAD(P)-dependent alcohol dehydrogenase yields MLTVSARSTASAGAPFEATTIERRDLGPHDVLIDIAYAGICHSDIHTARGEWGETLFPLVPGHEIAGTVSAVGSEVTTFAVGDRAGVGCMVDSCRECEHCRAGEEQYCLEGNTGTYNAIGEDGRPTDGGYSEKIVVDEAFVLRIPEGISLDVAAPLLCAGITLYSPLRHWDAGPGKQVAIVGLGGLGHMGVKLAHAMGAEVSVLSQSLKKQEDGLRLGADHYYATGDEGTVEQLERRFDLIISTISATVDMTAYLNMLKLDGTLVTVGAPPEPMTVPAFALIPGRRRLAGSMIGGIRETQEMLDFCAEHGLGAEVEVISADQIDEAYDRVVASDVRYRFVIDAATIAG; encoded by the coding sequence GTGCTGACCGTCTCCGCCCGCTCCACCGCCAGCGCCGGCGCGCCCTTCGAGGCGACGACCATCGAGCGCCGCGACCTGGGGCCGCACGACGTGCTCATCGACATCGCCTACGCCGGCATCTGCCACTCCGACATCCACACCGCCCGCGGGGAGTGGGGCGAGACCCTCTTCCCGCTCGTGCCCGGCCACGAGATCGCCGGCACCGTCTCCGCCGTCGGCTCGGAGGTGACGACGTTCGCGGTCGGCGACCGCGCCGGCGTCGGGTGCATGGTCGACTCCTGCCGCGAGTGCGAGCACTGCCGCGCCGGCGAGGAGCAGTACTGCCTCGAGGGCAACACCGGCACCTACAACGCCATCGGCGAGGACGGGCGGCCCACCGACGGCGGCTACAGCGAGAAGATCGTCGTCGACGAGGCGTTCGTGCTGCGCATCCCCGAGGGCATCTCCCTCGACGTCGCGGCGCCGCTGCTGTGCGCCGGCATCACCCTGTACTCCCCGCTGCGCCACTGGGACGCCGGGCCGGGCAAGCAGGTCGCGATCGTCGGCCTCGGCGGCCTGGGCCACATGGGCGTCAAGCTCGCGCACGCGATGGGCGCGGAGGTCAGCGTGCTCAGCCAGTCGCTGAAGAAGCAGGAGGACGGCCTGCGCCTGGGCGCAGACCACTACTACGCCACCGGAGACGAGGGCACCGTCGAGCAGCTGGAGCGCCGCTTCGACCTCATCATCTCCACCATCTCCGCGACCGTGGACATGACCGCGTACCTGAACATGCTCAAGCTGGACGGGACCCTGGTCACCGTGGGCGCGCCCCCGGAGCCGATGACGGTGCCGGCCTTCGCCCTCATCCCCGGACGCCGGCGCCTGGCCGGCTCGATGATCGGCGGCATCCGCGAGACCCAGGAGATGCTCGACTTCTGCGCCGAGCACGGCCTGGGCGCCGAGGTCGAGGTGATCAGCGCCGACCAGATCGACGAGGCCTACGACCGCGTCGTCGCCAGCGACGTGCGCTACCGCTTCGTCATCGACGCCGCGACGATCGCCGGCTGA
- a CDS encoding DUF3616 domain-containing protein, with product MPERVSSAAPGPSGTVRLRFTAASREAQTHVNLSAVRLDGRALWVAGDETATLERLVVSEDGSGYGEQVTYHLADLVDLPGPASEEADVEGLARSGPFLWAVGSHSLKRKRVKAEHDGAKAFRRLAGVVDEVNRHVLLRLPVQDDEHGLPAPVRATGSGAQRLTAAVLGGPGDRTLRDVLADDEHLGPFVAIPSKDNGLDVEGIAVAGERVYLGLRGPVLRGWAFVVELAPYVDPGAPGRLRLRDLEDGRPYRKHLLDLGGLGVRDLCPHGEDLLVLAGPTMDLDGPVRVHRWHGACTVEAPAVLRGDDLTPELDLPYGPGVDHAEGIDVLEGPGGTDDGGGERLLVVYDSPAPQRLGDDGAVVADVLPLRR from the coding sequence GTGCCGGAGCGGGTCAGCAGCGCAGCGCCAGGCCCGTCCGGCACGGTGCGGCTGCGCTTCACCGCCGCCTCCCGGGAGGCGCAGACGCACGTGAACCTCTCGGCCGTCCGCCTCGACGGGCGCGCCCTGTGGGTCGCCGGCGACGAGACCGCCACCCTCGAGCGCCTCGTCGTCTCCGAGGACGGGTCCGGGTACGGCGAGCAGGTCACCTACCACCTGGCCGACCTCGTCGACCTGCCCGGCCCCGCCTCCGAGGAGGCGGACGTCGAGGGCCTGGCCCGCTCCGGGCCCTTCCTGTGGGCCGTCGGCTCCCACAGCCTCAAGCGCAAGCGCGTGAAGGCCGAGCACGACGGGGCCAAGGCCTTCAGGCGCCTCGCCGGCGTGGTCGACGAGGTCAACCGCCACGTGCTGCTGCGCCTGCCGGTGCAGGACGACGAGCACGGGCTGCCCGCCCCGGTGCGGGCCACGGGCAGCGGGGCGCAGCGGCTGACCGCGGCCGTCCTCGGCGGCCCCGGCGACCGCACCCTGCGCGACGTCCTCGCCGACGACGAGCACCTCGGGCCGTTCGTGGCGATCCCCAGCAAGGACAACGGGCTCGACGTCGAGGGCATCGCCGTCGCCGGGGAGCGCGTCTACCTGGGCCTGCGCGGGCCGGTGCTGCGCGGCTGGGCGTTCGTGGTCGAGCTGGCGCCGTACGTCGACCCGGGCGCGCCGGGCCGGCTGCGGCTGCGCGACCTGGAGGACGGGCGCCCGTACCGCAAGCACCTGCTCGACCTCGGCGGGCTCGGGGTGCGCGACCTGTGCCCGCACGGGGAGGACCTGCTGGTGCTCGCCGGGCCGACCATGGACCTCGACGGGCCGGTGCGCGTGCACCGCTGGCACGGCGCGTGCACCGTGGAGGCGCCCGCGGTGCTGCGCGGGGACGACCTGACCCCCGAGCTCGACCTGCCGTACGGGCCGGGCGTCGACCACGCCGAGGGCATCGACGTCCTCGAGGGCCCGGGCGGCACTGACGACGGGGGCGGCGAGCGGCTGCTCGTCGTCTACGACAGCCCGGCGCCGCAGCGGCTCGGGGACGACGGCGCGGTCGTGGCCGACGTCCTGCCCCTGCGCCGCTGA
- a CDS encoding SGNH/GDSL hydrolase family protein codes for MTLRLVLLGDSIASGTGAARAADALAPRLAAALCATGTPTESACVAVPGARSADLAVQVERAAPWRPDVAVVVVGANDLTRQVPPAQAAADLGRAVRGLRALGAQVVVVPAPDLSVLAHVPPAARGLVRAASALLRGAQARAVLAEGGRVADLGGRTTAAFASDPSLFSADRFHPSSAGYAVIAEALLPAVRAAAGAATADADGTRSA; via the coding sequence ATGACTCTTCGCCTCGTCCTCCTCGGGGACTCCATCGCCTCCGGCACCGGGGCCGCGCGCGCCGCCGACGCGCTCGCTCCCCGCCTCGCCGCCGCCCTCTGCGCCACCGGCACGCCCACCGAGTCGGCCTGCGTCGCCGTGCCCGGCGCCCGCAGCGCCGACCTCGCCGTCCAGGTCGAGCGCGCCGCGCCCTGGCGCCCGGACGTCGCCGTGGTCGTCGTCGGCGCGAACGACCTCACCCGGCAGGTGCCGCCCGCGCAGGCCGCCGCAGACCTGGGCCGCGCCGTCCGGGGCCTGCGGGCCCTCGGCGCGCAGGTGGTCGTCGTCCCGGCACCGGACCTCAGCGTCCTCGCGCACGTGCCGCCCGCGGCCCGCGGCCTGGTGCGGGCCGCCAGCGCGCTGCTGCGCGGTGCGCAGGCGCGCGCCGTCCTCGCCGAGGGCGGCCGGGTCGCCGACCTGGGCGGGCGCACGACGGCGGCGTTCGCGAGCGACCCGTCGCTGTTCTCCGCCGACCGCTTCCACCCCTCCAGCGCCGGCTACGCGGTGATCGCCGAGGCGCTCCTGCCGGCCGTGCGCGCTGCCGCCGGCGCGGCGACGGCCGACGCGGACGGCACCCGCAGCGCCTGA
- a CDS encoding ABC transporter ATP-binding protein produces the protein MSPPLATPPARSVLRHVRDLLRPHRARLGVLAVAVVLGALATTAAPLLVRSAVDGALAGREAAVPRAALGIAALALLAGAATAVRLRLWGAVAEGVLAELRGRCLRRVLALSPPQLSRTGRGDVLARTTGDVEVLGEAARLSLPVLVRGLTVLVLAAAVLLGVSAPLAGVAVLGLVGGGLSARRLLRRTTVLYPRYRASSGAALSVLRETLVGVRVVQGHGREAERAAAYGAANLEVVERYADGTRARNGFFPVVIALQSATALAVLAVGAAMASAGAASVGTVSAAVLATVALYSPVTQLTEVLDQLQTARAALGRVVALLDLSPSLEVPDDPRPLPDDGTLAVDGVRFGYRPGQLVLDGVDLVVSPGEVVALVGESGAGKSTLAALAARWADPDAGRVTLGGTDLRDLAPEQLRRAVVVVPQDGHLVRGSVADNVRLARPEASDAEVLGALARLGLRAWAERLPHGVRTPVGHGGGALSAGERQLVALARVALADPQVVVLDEATSVLDPDTAALVDTALHRALQGRAVLLVAHRPDSVQRADRVVRLDRGRVRAP, from the coding sequence GTGAGCCCACCGCTGGCCACTCCGCCCGCGCGCTCGGTGCTGCGGCACGTGCGCGACCTGCTGCGCCCGCACCGCGCGCGCCTGGGCGTCCTCGCGGTCGCGGTCGTCCTCGGCGCGCTCGCCACGACGGCCGCTCCCCTGCTGGTGCGCTCGGCCGTGGACGGCGCGCTGGCCGGGCGGGAGGCGGCCGTGCCGCGGGCCGCGCTCGGCATCGCCGCCCTCGCCCTGCTCGCCGGCGCCGCGACGGCGGTGCGGCTGCGGCTGTGGGGCGCGGTGGCCGAGGGCGTGCTCGCGGAGCTGCGCGGGCGCTGCCTGCGCCGGGTCCTGGCCCTCTCCCCGCCGCAGCTGAGCCGGACCGGGCGCGGCGACGTGCTCGCCCGCACCACCGGCGACGTGGAGGTGCTCGGCGAGGCGGCCCGCCTGAGCCTGCCCGTCCTCGTGCGCGGCCTGACGGTCCTGGTGCTGGCGGCCGCCGTGCTGCTGGGCGTGTCCGCGCCGCTGGCCGGGGTCGCGGTGCTCGGGCTGGTGGGGGGAGGGCTCTCCGCCCGCCGGCTGCTGCGCCGCACCACCGTGCTCTACCCCCGCTACCGCGCCTCGTCCGGCGCCGCCCTGTCGGTGCTGCGCGAGACCCTCGTCGGGGTGCGCGTGGTGCAGGGGCACGGGCGCGAGGCCGAGCGGGCGGCGGCGTACGGGGCCGCGAACCTGGAGGTGGTCGAGCGCTACGCCGACGGCACGCGGGCCCGCAACGGCTTCTTCCCCGTCGTCATCGCCCTGCAGTCCGCCACGGCGCTCGCCGTGCTGGCGGTCGGGGCGGCCATGGCCTCCGCCGGCGCCGCCTCGGTGGGCACCGTCAGCGCCGCCGTCCTGGCCACCGTCGCGCTCTACTCCCCGGTCACCCAGCTGACCGAGGTGCTCGACCAGCTGCAGACCGCCCGCGCCGCGCTCGGTCGGGTCGTGGCGCTGCTCGACCTCTCGCCGTCCCTGGAGGTCCCCGACGACCCGCGGCCGCTGCCGGACGACGGCACCCTGGCCGTCGACGGCGTCCGCTTCGGCTACCGGCCGGGGCAGCTGGTGCTCGACGGCGTGGACCTTGTCGTCTCCCCCGGCGAGGTCGTCGCGCTGGTCGGCGAGAGCGGCGCCGGCAAGTCCACGCTCGCCGCCCTGGCCGCGCGCTGGGCCGACCCGGACGCCGGCCGCGTCACCCTCGGCGGCACCGACCTGCGCGACCTCGCGCCCGAGCAGCTGCGGCGGGCCGTCGTCGTGGTGCCCCAGGACGGGCACCTGGTGCGCGGCTCGGTCGCGGACAACGTGCGCCTGGCCCGCCCGGAGGCCTCCGACGCCGAGGTGCTGGGCGCCCTGGCGCGGCTGGGGCTGCGCGCGTGGGCCGAGCGCCTGCCGCACGGGGTGCGCACGCCGGTCGGGCACGGCGGCGGGGCGCTGTCGGCCGGGGAGCGGCAGCTGGTCGCGCTCGCCCGGGTCGCGCTGGCCGACCCGCAGGTGGTCGTCCTGGACGAGGCGACGTCCGTGCTCGACCCGGACACCGCGGCGCTGGTCGACACCGCGCTGCACCGGGCGCTGCAGGGCCGCGCCGTGCTCCTGGTCGCCCACCGGCCGGACAGCGTGCAGCGCGCCGACCGCGTGGTGCGCCTGGACCGCGGGCGGGTGCGCGCGCCCTGA
- a CDS encoding ABC transporter ATP-binding protein produces the protein MWQAGAAVAPLVLGRAVDEGVVAGDLRALLLWCAVLAALGAVEALAALVRHRHAAGSFAESSAALRQRLLQRALALDATFHDRVPAASLLARATSDVERVGRLLDCVAHTVAYAVSLVGAAVLLAVLDLRLAVVVTGGLACLTALMAWAAPRQRARAAALQEAVDGVTVSIDETVTGLEVVQGVGAERARERAVARESARVRERGLRVHRLNAGVEPFLDAVPLLVLAATVLVGGRLVLAGDLSVGELVAAASYVLLLATPTRVLGERVATVQQALASAQRLEQVLAARPVLDPPQHPRPLPAGRALPVELAAVRFGYGGAPVLDGVDLCVGAGERVGVIGPPGSGKSTLLRLLARQYDASGGRVRVGGADVREVDLAELRSRVALVAEPVLFAGTVADAVRFADPGADDARVRAAARAAGADGFVAALSGGYDAEVGERGGRLSGGQRQRVALARGVLPGASVLLLDDVTSALDPATEDAVLTSLREATRGATLVLATSRPSALRLVDRVVVLERGRLVADGPREPVPAA, from the coding sequence GTGTGGCAGGCGGGCGCCGCCGTCGCCCCCCTGGTGCTCGGCCGCGCCGTCGACGAGGGCGTCGTGGCCGGTGACCTGCGCGCGCTGCTGCTGTGGTGCGCGGTGCTGGCCGCGCTCGGCGCGGTCGAGGCCCTCGCGGCGCTCGTGCGCCACCGGCACGCGGCCGGCTCCTTCGCGGAGTCCTCCGCGGCGCTGCGCCAGCGCCTGCTGCAGCGGGCGCTGGCCCTCGACGCCACCTTCCACGACCGCGTGCCCGCCGCCTCGCTGCTGGCGCGGGCCACCAGCGACGTCGAGCGCGTCGGCCGCCTCCTCGACTGCGTCGCCCACACCGTCGCCTACGCCGTCTCGCTGGTGGGCGCCGCCGTCCTGCTCGCCGTGCTCGACCTGCGCCTCGCCGTCGTCGTCACCGGCGGCCTGGCCTGCCTGACCGCGCTCATGGCGTGGGCCGCGCCGCGGCAGCGGGCGCGCGCGGCGGCCCTGCAGGAGGCCGTGGACGGGGTGACGGTCAGCATCGACGAGACCGTCACGGGCCTGGAGGTCGTCCAGGGCGTCGGCGCCGAGCGGGCCCGCGAGCGGGCCGTCGCCCGCGAGAGCGCCCGGGTGCGCGAGCGGGGCCTGCGCGTGCACCGCCTCAACGCCGGCGTCGAGCCCTTCCTGGACGCCGTGCCGCTGCTCGTGCTGGCCGCCACCGTGCTCGTCGGCGGGCGCCTGGTGCTCGCCGGCGACCTCAGCGTCGGCGAGCTCGTCGCGGCCGCCTCCTACGTCCTCCTCCTCGCCACGCCCACGCGCGTGCTCGGCGAGCGCGTCGCCACGGTGCAGCAGGCGCTGGCCTCGGCGCAGCGCCTCGAGCAGGTGCTCGCGGCCCGCCCCGTGCTCGACCCGCCGCAGCACCCCCGACCGCTGCCCGCCGGGCGCGCGCTGCCCGTGGAGCTCGCCGCGGTCCGCTTCGGCTACGGCGGCGCCCCGGTGCTGGACGGCGTGGACCTGTGCGTGGGCGCCGGGGAGCGGGTCGGTGTGATCGGGCCGCCGGGCTCCGGCAAGTCCACCCTGCTGAGGCTGCTGGCCCGCCAGTACGACGCGAGCGGCGGGCGGGTGCGCGTCGGCGGCGCGGACGTGCGCGAGGTCGACCTCGCCGAGCTGCGCTCGCGGGTGGCGCTGGTGGCCGAGCCGGTGCTGTTCGCGGGCACCGTCGCGGACGCGGTCCGCTTCGCCGACCCCGGCGCCGACGACGCGCGGGTGCGCGCGGCGGCGCGGGCGGCGGGCGCCGACGGCTTCGTCGCGGCCCTGTCCGGCGGCTACGACGCCGAGGTCGGCGAACGCGGCGGTCGCCTGTCCGGAGGGCAGCGCCAGCGCGTGGCGCTCGCGCGCGGGGTGCTGCCCGGGGCGTCCGTCCTGCTCCTGGACGACGTCACCTCCGCCCTCGACCCGGCCACCGAGGACGCCGTGCTCACCTCGCTGCGAGAGGCCACGCGGGGCGCCACGCTCGTCCTGGCCACCTCCCGCCCCTCGGCGCTGCGCCTGGTCGACCGGGTCGTCGTCCTCGAGCGCGGGCGCCTCGTCGCGGACGGCCCCCGCGAGCCGGTGCCCGCCGCGTGA
- a CDS encoding glycoside hydrolase family 65 protein: MIPPSVFPVEPWCVRETHLDLDVLAQSESVFALSNGHIGFRGNLDEGEPHGMPGTYLNSFFEERPLPYAEAGYGYPEEGQTIVNVTNGKLVRLLVDDESLDVRYGTLHAHERVLDLRAGTLTRHLDWTSPAGKRVRVRSTRLVSFTERAVAAIEYVVEAVEDPVRLIIQSELVANEALPVRRPDPRVAEVLDSPLQAMARDVGRASVIMLHRTRLSGLQMGAGMDHQVTAPGRVEVETIADDDWARTTYVCTLQPGESVRLVKLVAYGWSALRSTPAVRDQVAAALTGARYSGWEGLIEAQRAYLDDFWDASDVQVEGDPEVQQAVRFALFHVLQAGARAEGRCIPAKGLTGPGYDGHTFWDTESFVLPVLTHALPEAAAHAIRWRHSTLPLARERATVLGLRGAAFPWRTIHGEETSGYWPAGTAAFHINADIATAVEHYRAATGDESLEREVGLELLVETARLWMSLGNHDREGRWHIVGVTGPDEYTAVVRDNVFTNLAAAQNLRAAAGAVDRHLDLGHDLGVDLEEVARWRDAADRVHIPFDEKLRVHQQSDGFTQLPEWDFAHRDRYPLLLHAPYFDLYRRQVIKQADLELAMLWFGDRFSAEDKARNVDYYERRTVRDSSLSACVQAVMAAEVGHLELAHDYAYEAALIDLRDLHHNTRDGLHIASLAGTCIALVNGFGGMRYHSGVLAFDPQLPDGITRLRFTLRWRSLRVHVDVERHQATYSLRDGPDAELRFRHAGQDVVVSAGAPVTLPVAKRTPLLPRPPQPPGREPAHRGTSERSRRS; the protein is encoded by the coding sequence GTGATCCCCCCGTCGGTCTTCCCGGTCGAGCCGTGGTGCGTGCGCGAGACGCACCTGGACCTCGACGTGCTCGCGCAGTCGGAATCGGTCTTCGCCCTGTCCAACGGGCACATCGGCTTCCGCGGCAACCTCGACGAGGGCGAGCCGCACGGCATGCCCGGCACGTACCTGAACTCCTTCTTCGAGGAGCGCCCCCTCCCCTACGCCGAGGCCGGCTACGGCTATCCGGAGGAGGGCCAGACGATCGTCAACGTCACCAACGGCAAGCTGGTGCGCCTGCTCGTGGACGACGAGTCCCTCGACGTGCGCTACGGCACCCTGCACGCGCACGAGCGGGTCCTCGACCTGCGCGCGGGCACCCTGACCCGCCACCTGGACTGGACCTCCCCCGCCGGCAAGCGCGTGCGCGTGCGCTCCACGCGCCTGGTCTCCTTCACCGAGCGCGCGGTCGCCGCGATCGAGTACGTCGTCGAGGCGGTCGAGGACCCGGTGCGGCTGATCATCCAGTCCGAGCTCGTCGCCAACGAGGCCCTGCCCGTGCGCCGGCCCGACCCGCGCGTGGCGGAGGTGCTCGACTCGCCGCTGCAGGCGATGGCCCGCGACGTCGGCCGCGCCAGCGTGATCATGCTGCACCGCACGCGCCTGAGCGGGCTGCAGATGGGCGCCGGCATGGACCACCAGGTCACCGCCCCCGGGCGCGTGGAGGTGGAGACCATCGCGGACGACGACTGGGCGCGCACCACGTACGTGTGCACTCTGCAGCCGGGCGAGTCCGTGCGGCTGGTCAAGCTCGTCGCCTACGGCTGGTCGGCGCTGCGCTCCACCCCGGCCGTGCGCGACCAGGTCGCCGCCGCCCTGACCGGGGCCCGCTACTCCGGCTGGGAGGGGCTGATCGAGGCTCAGCGCGCCTACCTCGACGACTTCTGGGACGCCTCCGACGTCCAGGTCGAGGGCGACCCCGAGGTGCAGCAGGCGGTGCGCTTCGCGCTCTTCCACGTCCTGCAGGCGGGGGCGCGGGCCGAGGGCCGCTGCATCCCGGCCAAGGGCCTGACCGGTCCCGGCTACGACGGGCACACGTTCTGGGACACCGAGTCCTTCGTGCTGCCGGTGCTCACCCACGCCCTGCCCGAGGCCGCCGCGCACGCCATCCGCTGGCGGCACTCGACGCTGCCGCTGGCGCGCGAGCGCGCGACGGTGCTCGGCCTGCGCGGCGCGGCGTTCCCGTGGCGGACCATCCACGGGGAGGAGACCTCCGGGTACTGGCCGGCCGGCACCGCGGCCTTCCACATCAACGCCGACATCGCCACCGCCGTCGAGCACTACCGCGCCGCCACCGGCGACGAGTCCCTCGAGCGGGAGGTGGGCCTGGAGCTGCTCGTCGAGACCGCCCGGCTGTGGATGTCGCTGGGCAACCACGACCGCGAGGGCCGCTGGCACATCGTCGGCGTCACCGGCCCCGACGAGTACACCGCCGTCGTGCGCGACAACGTCTTCACCAACCTCGCCGCCGCCCAGAACCTGCGCGCGGCCGCCGGCGCGGTGGACCGCCACCTCGACCTCGGCCACGACCTCGGCGTCGACCTGGAGGAGGTCGCGCGCTGGCGCGACGCCGCCGACCGCGTGCACATCCCCTTCGACGAGAAGCTGAGGGTGCACCAGCAGTCCGACGGCTTCACGCAACTGCCGGAGTGGGACTTCGCCCACCGCGACCGGTACCCGCTGCTGCTGCACGCGCCGTACTTCGACCTCTACCGCCGCCAGGTGATCAAGCAGGCCGACCTCGAGCTGGCGATGCTGTGGTTCGGCGACCGGTTCTCCGCCGAGGACAAGGCGCGCAACGTCGACTACTACGAGCGGCGCACCGTGCGCGACTCGTCCCTGTCGGCGTGCGTGCAGGCGGTGATGGCCGCCGAGGTCGGGCACCTGGAGCTCGCGCACGACTACGCCTACGAGGCGGCCCTGATCGACCTGCGCGACCTGCACCACAACACCCGCGACGGGCTGCACATCGCGTCCCTGGCCGGCACGTGCATCGCCCTGGTCAACGGCTTCGGCGGCATGCGCTACCACAGCGGCGTCCTCGCCTTCGACCCCCAGCTGCCCGACGGCATCACCCGGCTGCGGTTCACGCTGCGCTGGCGCTCCCTGCGGGTGCACGTGGACGTCGAGCGGCACCAGGCCACGTACAGCCTGCGCGACGGGCCGGACGCCGAGCTGCGCTTCCGGCACGCGGGCCAGGACGTCGTCGTGAGCGCCGGCGCCCCGGTGACGCTGCCGGTGGCCAAGCGGACGCCGCTGCTGCCGCGGCCGCCGCAGCCGCCGGGCCGCGAGCCGGCGCACCGCGGGACGTCGGAGCGCTCGCGCCGCTCCTGA